CGGACTCCCCGGAGCGCAGCACTTCGGCGATCTGCTTGACGGTGGTCCCGTCCACTTCCTTCGGCACCCGCGCGGGCACGGGAGCGCAGGTCTTGCCACCGTCGCCCCAGGAAACGTCGGCGGGCAGGATCAGGTTGGCGACCCGGCCCGGCGCGTCCTGCGCGGCGGCGACCGCGGCCGCCGCGTCCGCGCCGACGTCGGCGGTGTGGTCCGAGCGCCGCGTCCAGCCGTTCAGCGTGCCGGTGAGCGCCTCGATGTCGGATTCCAGCGGGGCGTCGTACTTCTTGTGGCCGATCGCGTGGTCGCCGATGATGTTGACGATCGGCGTGTGCGCGCGCTTCGCGTTGTGCAGGTTCGCCATGCCGTTGGCCAGGCCGGGGCCGAGGTGCAGCAGGGTCGCCGCGGGGCGGCCGGCGATGCGCGCGTACCCGTCCGCGGCACCGGTCACCGCGCCCTCGAACAACGCGAGCACGCCGCGCATCTCCGGCACCGAGTCCAGCGCGGCCACGAAGTGCATCTCCGAGGTACCGGGATTGGCGAAGCACACGTCCACCCCCGCTTCGACGAGGGTGCGGATGAGGGACTGCGCGCCGTTCATGCTCACTGTGACTCCTGGTCGAAGAGAACGCCCGGGTTGAGGATGCCCAGGGGGTCGAAGGACAACTTGATCCGGCGCATCAGCTCGATCTTCGCCGGGTCCTCCAGTTCGAGGAAGTGCTCCTTCTTGGCGTGGCCGATGCCGTGCTCGCCGGAGATCGACCCGCCGGCGGCCATGCCCGCCGCGAAGATCTCATGCAGCAGCGCGCGCCGCTTCGCCGGGTCCTTCTGGAAGATTCCCAAGTGGACGTTGCCGTCCCCGGCGTGCCCGCAGCCGACCGCGCCGGACTCGGCGGCGGTGGCCAGCTCCCGCACCTTGGTCAGGAACGCGGGCATCTCCGCGCGCGGGATGACCACGTCGATCACGTCGTCGGCGCCGACCGACTTGGCCGTCCAGAACGCCTTCTCCCGCGCCTCGATCAGCTTGCGGGCGGCCGGTCCCTCCAGCACGTAGACGTCGGCGGCGCCCAGCTCGGCGAGCAGCTCGCCGAGCTGCTCCATGTCGGCGTGCAGCCGGTCGTTGTCGCGGTTTTCCAGCGACACCACCAGGTACGCCTGCGAGGAGTCCCTGACCTCGTCCGGCACGCCGAGCGACAACTGTTCCTTGTAGACGATCGCGGCCATGGTCAGGTTGTCGATGTACTCCAGGATGTGCGGGTCCAGCCCGCTGGCGATGATCTTCGGCACCGCGCGCATCACCTGGTCGAGATCGGCGAACGGGGCGAGCGCGGTGGCGCCGTGGCCCAGTCGCGGGTGCAGCCGCACGATCACCTCGGTGGCCAGCGCGAGCGTGCCCTCGGAGCCGATGATCAGCTGGGTCAGGTCATAGCCGGTGGAGGTTTTGGTGGTCTTGCCGCCGGTGCGGATCAGCTCCCCGCTGGGCAGCGCGGCCTGCAGGCCCAGCACGTTGTGCCGGGTGACGCCGTACTTCACCGCGCGCATGCCGCCCGCGTTGGTGCCGACGTTGCCGCCGACGCTCGCGCTCAGCTCGCCGGGGTAGACGGTGTAGGACAACCCGGCCGCGGCGGTCTTCTCGTCCAGTTCGGCCAGCGTCACGCCGGGCTGGACCACGGCGACGTGGTTGTCGGCGTCGACTTCGAGCACCTGGTTCATCCGCTCGAAGGAGATGAGCAGGCCGTCGGGCCGCGGCCGCGCCGCGCCGGACAGGCCGCTGCCCGAGCCGCGGGCGGTCACCGGAACCCGGTGCTCGCCAGCGGCCTTGAGCAGTTCCGCGGTTTCTTCGGCGGTCGCCGGTTTGGCCACGTAGCGGGGTTTCGCCGGTTCCACGGTGAGGCACTCGTCGTGGGCGTAGTCCTCGCCCACGGCCTCGCCGGTGAGCAGGTTGGCCTGGCCGACGATGTCGGCGAGGCGTTGGGCGAAACCCCCGGAACCGCTGTCGTTCATGACGGTGTCGACCGTCCTCTCACCTCTGCGCCGAGACCTGGTTACCGCAGGGTAGTACGGGCCGGACGAATCCCGCCATGAAGACCTTTCACGTCTCAGCCGAGCCAGCCCACGAGGTGCGTCGGGCACGCCGGCGCGCTGGTGATGAGGTCGTCGGCGTGGTGCACGTGGGCGGCGAAAATCTGCACGAGTGGGAACTCCTCGGAAAGGTGGTGTCGAATGTGAATTGCTTTCGAAAGCGATTCCGAGATTCGCAGCCGGATTGGCGCGATGTCAAAAAGCCGATCGGCCGGTGAGTTCGTTACTTCGGGTCGGCAAGCAACCTGGAGATCGCCTGATCGGGTGGGCGCGAGTCACCCCGCGCCCACCCGGCAGGCTCAGTTCTCCGCGCGGGCGAAGGAAAGCGTCTCGCCCTCGACGCCGCGGAGCCACAGGTCCTGCGACGCCGCCGCGATCTCCGCCAGTCCCTCCTCGATCGTGGCGAACACGTTGCCGGGCACCCAGCCGGCGTCGCCGTTGATCAGCAGGTTGTTGCGGCCGTAGAAGATCGCGAGATCGGTGGCGCCCTGGTCGCTGTGGGCCTCGCTGCCCTCGTCGTAGCCGTAAGCGGGATTGCCGATTTCCCACGCCTCGAAGCCGAAGTAGACGACGTCACCCGGAATCGGGGTGACGGTCGGGTTCTCCCGGCCCGGCTTGGGCTGGGCGAACGGCGGCACGAGCGTGTAGACCTCGTTGCGCGCGTACTTCGCGTGATAGGCCGAACCGCTCTGCGGCAGCGCGTTCCACACGGCCTCGCAGGTGCGCGGGGCTTCGGCGTCGAGCAGCCGGGCGCGGCACGAGACGCCGCGCTTGTCCAGCGTGATGGTGATGTAGCGGGCCAACCCGGTGCTCCTTCTGATGTCTTGGTGTCGATCAGTTCTTGGTGACGGTGTCGACGACCTCGGCCCAGATGCCCAGCGCCTCGTCGACCTGCTCGGCGGTGACCACCAGCGGCGGGATCATCCGCACCACGTTCATGTAGGCGCCGCAGGTGAGCAGCAGCAGCCCGCGTTCGGCGGCGGCCTTCTGCGCGGCCTGCGCGGTGACCGTGTCCGGCTCGCCGTCTGCGGTGGTGAACTCCGAGCCGACCAGCAGCCCGAGCCCGCGCACGTCCCCGATCGCGGCGTTCTTGTCGCCGATCAGGCGAGCGCCGTCGAGCAGCTGCGTGCCGCGCTCGGCGGCGTTGGCGACGAGTCCCTCTTCCTTGATCACGTCGAGCGTGGCGCACGCGGCGGCGCACGAAACCGCGTTGCCGCCGTAGGTGCCGCCCTGCGAACCCGGCCACGCCTTCGCCATCAGCTCCTGCGACGCGGCGATGCCGGACAGCGGGAAGCCGCTGGCCAGGCCCTTCGCGATCAGCACGACGTCAGGACGCACGTCGAAGTGGTCGTGGCCCCAGAACTTGCCGGTGCGGCCGAAGCCGGTCTGCACCTCGTCGAGCACCAGGAGGATGCCGTGCTTGTCGGCGCGCTCACGCAGGCCGGCCAGGAACTCGGTGTTGGCGGGCACGTAACCGCCCTCGCCGAGCACCGGCTCGACGAAGAAGGCGGCGACCTCGTTCGGCGCGGTGACCGTGGCGAACAGGTAGTCCAGTTCCCGCAGCGCGAACTTCGTCGCGGTCCTCTCGTCCCAGCCGTAGTGGTAGGCGTAGGGGAACGGGGCCACGTGCACGCCGGACATCAGCGGCGAGAAGCCCGCGCTGAACCGGGTGCCCGAGGTGGTCATCGACGCGGCGGCGACGGTCCGGCCGTGGAACCCGCCTTGGAACACGATCACGTTCGGCCTGCCGGTCGCCTGCCGGGACAGCCGCAGTGCCGCTTCGACCGCTTCGCTGCCGGAGTTGGAGAAGAACAGCGAGTCCAGTCCGGACGGCAGCACGCCGCCGAGGCGCTCGGTCAGTTCGAGCAGCGGCTTGTGCATCACGGTGGTGTACTGCCCGTGGATCAGCTTGCCGATCTGCTCCTGGGCGGCGGCGACCACCCTGGGGTGGCAGTGGCCGGTGCTGGTGACGCCGATACCGGCGGTGAAGTCCAGGTGCCGCCTGCCTTCGCTGTCGAACAGATAGGTGCCCTCGCCGTGGTCAACGACGACCGGGGTGGCCTGCTTGAGCAGGGGGGAGAGCTGGGCCATGGCAGCGGTGCTCCTTCGGACGGGGTCTCTTGTCGATTGTTGACAATATGCATAGCATGGCCCTCGGACCGGGCGCAATGAATGCGGACAGGAGCGGTAGTGATGGGCGAGATCAGCGAGGCCGGGGTCGTCGACACGGTCCCGAAGGAACTTTTCATCGGCGGGAAGTGGGCCGCCGCGGAAGGTGGCCGGACCTTCCCGGTGCTCGATCCGTCCACCGGTGAGGCGCTGTGCGAGGTGGCCGACGCCTCCCCGGCGGACGGCATGGCGGCGCTCGACGCGGCGGTGGCCGCGCAGACCGAGTGGGCGAAGACGGCACCGCGCGAGCGGGGCGAGATCCTGCGGCGCGCGTACCAGGCGCTGGTGGACCGCACCGACGAACTCGCGCTGCTGATGACGCTGGAGATGGGCAAGCCGCTGGCCGAGTCGCGCGGCGAGATCGCCTACGCGGCGGAGTTCTTCCGGTGGTTCGCCGAAGAAGCGGTCCGGATCGGCGGGGACTACTCGGTGGCGCCCAACGGCTCCGGCCGGTTCCTGGTGGCCAAGCAGCCGGTCGGGGTGTCGCTGCTGATCACCCCGTGGAACTTCCCGATGGCGATGGGCACGCGCAAGATCGGCCCGGCGGTGGCCGCCGGCTGCACCATGGTGATCAAGCCGGCCGCGCAGACCCCGCTGTCGATGCTGGCGCTGGCCGAGATCCTGGCCGAGGCCGGGCTGCCCGAAGGCGTGCTGAACGTGCTGACCACCAGCGACTCCGGTGGGGTGATGGAGCCGCTGATCCGTGACGGCCGCGCGCGCAAGCTGTCCTTCACCGGCTCCACCGCGGTCGGCCGCAAGTTGCTGGAGCAGTGCGCCGACAAGGTGCTGCGGACCTCGATGGAGCTGGGCGGCAATGCGCCGTTCATCGTCTTCGACGACGCCGACCTGGATGCCGCGCTCGAGGGCGCGATGATGGCGAAGATGCGCAACATCGGTGAGGCGTGCACCGCGGCCAACCGGATCTACGTGCAGAAGGGCGTGGCCGCCGAGTTCGGCCGCAGGCTGACCGAGAAGATGGCCGCGCTGCCGATGGGCCGCGGCACCGAGGACGGCGTGGTGGTCGGACCGCTGATCGACCAGGCCGCGGTGGACAAGGTCGGCGGCCTGGTGCGCGACGCCGTCGAGCGCGGCGCGAAGGTGCTCACCGGTGGGGCCACTGTGGACGGTCCCGGCAACTTCTACCAGGCGACCGTGCTGACCGAGGTGCCGCTCGACGCGGACATGGCGACGGAGGAGATCTTCGGCCCGGTGGCGCCGATCTACATCTTCGACACCGAGGAGGAGGTGCTCGCCGCGGCGAACGACACCGAGTACGGCCTGGTCAGCTACCTCTACACCAGCGACATCAAGCGCGCGCTGCGCGTTTCGGAGCAGTTGGAGTCCGGCATGGTGGGACTGAACCAGGGCCTGGTGTCCAACCCGGCCGCGCCGTTCGGCGGCATCAAGGCCTCCGGGCTGGGCCGCGAGGGCGGCAAGTTCGGCATCGACGAGTTCCTGGAGACCAAGTACATCGCGGTGAACCTGTGACCGAGTACAAGATCGCGAGCATTCCCGGTGACGGCATCGGCGTCGACGTCACCATCGAGGCCCGCAAGGTGCTCGACCGCGCGGCCGGGCTGAACGGGTTCACCCTGCACTGGACCGAGTTCGACTGGAGCTGCGAGCGCTTCACCGAAACCGGGCGGATGATGCCGGAGGACGGGGTCGAGCAGCTCTCCGCGTACGACGGGATCTTCCTCGGCGCGGTGGGCTTTCCCGGGGTTCCGGACCACGTTTCGCTGTGGGGCCTGCTGATCCCGCTGCGACGCGCGTTCGCGCAGTACGTGAACCTGCGGCCCGTGCGACTGCTGCCCGGGACCACCTCGGCGCTGGCCGGGCGGTCGGCCGAAGAGCTGGAGATGGTGATCGTCCGGGAGAACTCCGAGGGCGAGTACTCCCAGCTCGGCGGGCGGCACAACACCGGGCAGCCGGGCGAGTTCGTGCTGCAGGAGTCGGTGTTCACCAGGGTCGGGGTGGAGCGGATCATCCGGTACGCCTTCGAGCTGGCGAAGACCCGCACCGGCCGGGTGTGCTCGGCGACCAAGTCGAACGGGCTGATCCACTCGATGCCGTACTGGGACGAGATCTTCGCCGAGATCGCCGCCGAGTACCCGGATGTCCACAGTGAACAGTGCCATGTGGACGCCTTGGCGGCGCGGATGGTGCAGCACCCGGACCGGCTGGACGTGGTGGTGGCGTCGAACCTGTTCGGGGACATCCTCAGCGACCTCGCGGCGGCGGTGACCGGCGGGCTGGGCATGGCCCCGTCGGGCAACATCAATCCGCCGGGGGAGCACCCGTCGATGTTCGAGGCGGTGCACGGCAGCGCGCCGGACATCGCCGGGCAGGGCATCGCGAACCCGGTGGCCCAGGTGCTCGCCGGGGCGATGATGCTCGACCACCTCGGCGAGAACGGGGCGGCGCGGGCGATCAACTCGGCGGTGGAAAAGGTACTCGCCGACGGTTCGGTGGCGACCCCGGACCTCGGCGGCACCGCCACCACCACGGAACTCGGCAACGCCATCGCGGAGGCCCTCACCTGACATATTCACGGCACCCGGGAGGGCGCCGCCGGTAACCGGCCGCAAGACGGGAACAAGACGCGGCGCACCGCCCAAACCCTCCACCCCGCCTCGGTCCACAGCTAAAAACACGGCTTCGCCGTAGTCACAGTGAAAGACCGGGGCGGGGGCCCGCACACCTATCCCGCGGCGTAAGCGCCCTCAACCGGGGCGGTGCGGCGCAGCGCCGTCAGAGCGAGGCCCGCCGCACCCGCCAGGCACAACCAGGCGAAAACATCGCCGATGGTGCTGTAGATAGTGGTCGTCCGCGACTGGAGCGGCAGGTTGGCGACCAGGGTCTGCTGGTCCGTGCGGAACCAGTCCGTGCTCGCCAGGACCCGGCCCTGCGCGTCCGTGGCGGTGGAGAGGCCGTGTGACGAGTCGCGCAGCATGGAGTAGCCGTATTCGACGTTGCGGAAGACCGCCTTTTCCGCGTGCAGCTCGGAGAACTCGGCCCAGTCGTTGGCCGGTACCAGCAGCAGGTCCGCGCCCTTGTCGGCGGCCTGGCGCATGAGGTGCGGGAAGTCGGCGTCGTAGCAGATGACCCCGGCCAGCCTGCCGTACGGAGTGTCCACAGTGGGCACATCACCAGGACCCGGCGTCATCGGCTCCATCGGGGTCGGCCGGCTCTTGTCGTAGGTCCAGGCGATCTCACCGGCCGGGGTGATCATGGTGCTGAGGTTGCGGATGTTCGGCGCCTCACCGGTGTACATCGCGTAGGCCAGGTTCACGTAGGCACCGGTCTCCCGCGCGATCACGGCCGCGCTGTCGAGCAGTTCGCGGTGGTCGCGTTCCATGACGCGGGCATGGGTTTCCGGCCACAGCACGATCTTCGCGCCCGCCATGGCCTGGCCGCGGGTCTGTGCGAGCAGGTCCTCGGTGACCGGCGCGAGGGCCGCGCGGATGGCACCGGGGTCGGCAGCCGCCACCTCCGCCGCCCGCCAGTACTCGACATCCATTGTGGACAGCGCGGTTGCGGAGCGTTCGTCGGCGTTTCGGCTCGGGCTCACCGCGGCGACGCGCACGGACGTCTCGGTGGGCGCGAAGAAGGTGAGCCGCGCGGCCCCGGCGGCGAACACGGCCGCCAGCACTACCCCGTACACCACGAACCTGCGCGCGTCGCGGGTTTCCCACGCCCACACGGCGGTCGAGGCGAACCAGCCGACGAGGAAGGTGATGCCGTACACGCCGGTGACCGACGCGAGCTGCAGCAGCGGGAGGTTCGCGTGCTGGGTGGAGCCGAGCGCGCCGTAGTCACCGAAGCGGATCAGCAGCGGGAACAGGTATTCGGCACCCGCGAGCGTGGTCGGGAAGACCAGGGTGCCGAGAAAACCGGGCAGGCGTGGCGAAACCAGTCGATGCGCGACAAAAGCGAGCCACTGCAACAGGGTGAGCCCGGCGAACGCGAGCAACGCGGCGGGAACGAAGAGCAGGCTGGTCGCCGCGAGCCAGGCGAACGTGCCGAGCGCGAGCGCGCCGAGCACCTTGAGCAGGCCGGGACGCGCGCCCTGGCGCAGGCTGAACAACAGCAGCGGAATGGCGAACAGCCACGCCGCGAGCGGACTGGCCCAGTTGGTGTGCACGGTCAGGGCCAGCAGGACGACGCCGGACCACCAGAGCAGCTTCGATTTGGTCACGGGATGACGTTACGAAGCGGGGTGGGGTCGGCACATCGATCCTCCGTCGATGCGGGGCCCCTACTTTAGTCAGGGGTGCCGGGGATCCCGTGCAGCGAAGTGCCCGGCAGGAGGCGCTGGATCGCGTCCTCCATATGCGCCTCCAGTTGCTTCAGCACCGACTCCTCGTCACCCGCGCGGATGGCGTCGATCAGCTGGTTGTGCTCGTCGACCCGTTCCTCGACCCGCTGGTAGGTCTGCTGCAGCATGGAAAGGCACATGCGCGTCTCGATCAGCAGGGTCTGCGTCATCCGCATCAGCCGGCGGCTGCCCGATTCGGCGACCAGCACCTCGTGGAAGCGCAGATCGGCGTCGGACAGGGCGGTCGGGTCGTCCTCGTCGGCGGCCGCGGCCATCGCGCGCACGATCTCGTCGAGCGCGGCGGCGGCCTTCTCCCGGTCACCACGCATGATCCGGAGCGCCGCCGCCCGCTCGATCGCGGCCCGCGCGACGTAGATGTCGTACACGTCATCCGGCTCGAGATCGATCACGAACAGCCCGCGGTGCCGCTCGCTGCGCAGCAGTCCCTCGGAGACCAACCGCTGCATCGCCTCGCGCAGCGGCCCCCGCGAGACCTGGAACCGCGACGCCAGCTCGGTCTCGCCCAGCTGCGTGCCCGGCGGCAGCGCGCCGTTCATGATCGCGTCGCGGAGCTGCCGCGCGATGATGCCCGCGGTGGACTCCCGGTTCACCGGTTCGATGTCGGCCAGCGGCATGTCAGTTTCCCTTTTCCCGGACCGTTCTCGTGAACAGAGCTCCCAGCTCGCCGGACGTCACCGAGACGCCGGCCTGCCGGAGACCTTCCCAGATGGTCACCTGGTTCGCGGTGAGAACCGGCTTTCCGAGCCGGTTTTCGATGGCGCCGAGCACACCGAGCGTGCGCATCGCGGTGTCGGGCACCAGCACGGCGTCGGCCTCCGGATGGTCGTGCGACACCGCCAGCTCGATCACCGCCTCCGGGCTCAGCTCGCCGACCTCGGCCGCGGTGTCGATGTCCGCACTGGACATGGTGAGCACCTCGACCCCGCCGGCGGCGAGGAACTCGACGAACAGCCGTGCCACGTCGTCGGGGTAGCTGGCCGCGACCGCCACCTTCCGCACGCCGAGCGCCTTGGCCGCTTCGACGAACGCGAAGGAAGTGCTGGTCGACGGTACGCCGGCGGCCTCGGCGAGCTGGTCGGCCTGCTTGCGCGCGCCCTCCCAGCCGTAGACGAAGCTGCCGCTCGTGCACGCCCAGATCACCGCGTCCGGCTCGTGCTTGGCGAGCAGTCCGGCGCCTTCCTTCAGACGCTCCGGGCTGCCGAGGTCCAGCAGTTCGGGCACGGCGTGCAGGTCCGTGCCGTAGATGTGCTCGACCGGGAGCCGGAACTCCGGCCCGAGGAGGTGTTCGGCCAGCGGGTAGTCGTCCTCGGCCGCGTGGTCCGGGTAGATGAAGCCGATCGTGGTCAAGCCTGAGCACCTCCTGCAGATTGTCAACAATCCTAACGAACCACGCTACGAAACGTCACGCAACCACTTGCCCGGACCGACCAGCGGCAGGCCCATCCGCATCAGGCAGGCCCACATGGTGAGCTGGTTCGCGGTCAGCACCGGCTTGCCGAGCGCCGCCTCCAGCGGCTCGATCAGGTCGAAGGTGGGCAGGTTCGTGCAGCTGACAAAAACCGCTTCGGCCTCGGAGTGGTCGGCGGCGAGGATGCGCTCGGCGATGGTCCGGTAGCTCACCTTCCAGATGCCGCCGCCGAGCCCGAGGTGGTCACTGGACACCGTTTTCACGTCCAGTTCGGTCAGGAAGTCGTGCAGCTTCCCGGTCAGGTCCTGGTCGTACGGCGTCAGCACCGAGATCTTGTGCAGGTCGAGGCGGTGCAGCACCTCCGCGAGCGCGCCGGAGGTGGTCACCGCGTCCGGCGCGCCGGCGTCGCAGATCGCCTTGCACAACGAGCGCTCGTAGTCGATGCCGTTGACGAAGCTGCCCGACGTGCAGAGGTACGCGACAACCTCTGGTTCCACGTGAAGCACGTCACGCGTGGCGGCCGCGAGGTGCTTGCTGTCACTGACCAGTTGAGCCATCTCCATGCTCACCGGCACCGGCTCGTAGGGCGTGCGTGCCAGGTGGAGGGACACCTCCATCGGCACCCAGCGCCACAACTCGCGCTCGAGCGCGAGGTCGAACGGGGCGATCACCCCGATGCCCCGCTGGGCGAGCGGGCCGTCGAACACAGGCATCTGGAAATCCAAGGCCAAGCCTCCGCGGTGACGTCTTCAGGAATGCAGAGAGCCTCCGGGGTGGCTCCTCGGATTGTTGACAATCATACGACCGGCTCATACCGTGTCAACGGTGATCGGCACGGAATCCCCGGTGTTGGCGGTGCTGTGCGGCGACCAGCACCCCCCGGACATGGACAGCATCGAGCACGTGGCCGCGGTGCGTTACACCGACGAGGCGGGTTTAAAGAAGGCGTTACACGGCGCTGACATCCTCTTCGTCTACGACTTCCTGTCCACCGCCGTCCCCGGCGCGTGGGAGGCCGCGGACAAGCTGCGCTGGCTGCACATCGCGAGCGCCGGTGTCGACCCGGTGCTGTTCCCCGGGCTGCGCGAGAGCGACGTGGTGCTGACGAACTCGCGCGGTGTCTTCGACGACGCCATCGCCGAGTACGTGCTGGGCGTGGTGCTCGCCTTCGCCAAGGACTTCGCGCGCTCGCGGCAGTTGCAGCAGGAGCGGACCTGGCTGCACCGCGAGACCGAGCGGGTCTCCGGCCGCCGGGCGCTGGTGGTCGGCACCGGGCCGATCGGCCGGTCGATCGCCCGCCTGCTGCGCGCCGCCGGGCTGTCCGTCGCCGGTGCCGGGCGCACCGCGCGCGAGTCCGATCCCGACTTCGGCGTGGTGCACGCCTCCGCCGAGCTGACCACGCACCTCGGCGACTACGACTACGTGATCGCCGTCGCGCCGCTGACCGAGCAGACCAAGGGCATGTTCGACGCGCGCGCCTTCGCCGCGATGAAGCCAGGCGCGCGGTTCGTCAACGTCGGCCGGGGGGAGCTGGTGGTGACCGGTGACCTGATCGCCGCGTTGCGCGACGGCCGCCCGGCCGGTGCCGCGCTGGACGTGTTCGACACCGAGCCGCTGCCCTCGGATAGTCCACTGTGGACGATGGAGAACGTGCTGATCTCACCGCACATGTCCGGCGACTTCATCGGCTGGCGCAACACGCTGGTCGAGGTGTTCGCCGGGAACTTCGAGCGGTGGCGCACGGGGCAGCCGCTTCGTAATGTCGTGGACAAGGGCTTGGGCTACGTGCCGTCGGGCAGCAACTGAGGAGGACCATGAACGAGTCGGGGACCCTGCTGACGGCCAGTGAGCTCGTCGCGGCCTACGGGTCCGGGGAGCTGTCGCCGGTGGAGGCGACGCAAGCTTCGCTCGACGCGATCGCCGAGCGGGACGGCGAGCTGAACGCCTACTGCCTCGTCGACGCCGACTCCGCGCTGGAACAGGCGAAGCTGGCCGAGCAGCGGTGGCGCGAGGGCCATCCGATCGGCTGGCTGGACGGGGTGCCGACCTCGATCAAGGACATGTTCCTCAGCCAGGGCTGGCCGACGCAGCGGGGTTCGCGCTGCATCGACCCGGCCGGACCGTGGGAGGTCGACAGCCCGGTCACCGCGCGGCTGCGCGAGCACGGGCTGGTGCTGCTCGGCAAGACGACCACGCCGGAGCTGGGCTGGAAGGCCGTCACCGACAACACGTTGAACGGCATCACCCGCAACCCGTGGAACCCCGCGCTGACCGCGGGCGGTTCGAGCGGTGGCAGCGCGGCGGCCGTGGCGGCGGGCATGGGGGAGCTGTCGGTCGGTACCGATGGTGGTGGCTCGGTGCGGATTCCGGCTTCGTTCTGCGGAATCGTCGGGTTCAAGCCGACGCACGGGCGGATCCCGCTGTTCCCGGCGAGCCCGTTCGGTCCGCTGGGGCACGCCGGTCCGATGGCGCGTTCGGTGGATGACGTGGCGTTGCTGCTCGACGTGCTCGCCCTGCCCGACCACCGCGACCCGTCCGCGCTGGCGCCGCCCGCGAGTTCGTACCGGGAGGCCGTGCGGCGGGATGTGCGCGGGGTGAACGCGGCTTATTCGGCGAATCTGGGTTATGTGGACGTCGATCCGGAGATCGCGCGGATCACGCTGGCCGTGGTGGCCGCGCTGAACGAGGCGGGGCTGCGGATCGAGGAGACGGATCCCGGGTTCGCGGATCCGCTGGATGCTTTTGATGTGCTGTGGTCGACGGGCGCGGCGAAGTGGCTGGACACGTTCCCGGCGGGTTCGGAGGAGCTGATCGACCAGGGCCTGCGGCGGGTTTGGGAGCACGGGCACACCTTCTCGGCGAGTGACTACCTCGAGGCGAGCGCGGTGCGGGCGGCTTTGGGCATTCACATGGGCGAGTTCCACTTGCGGCACGATGTGCTGATCACGCCGATGATGCCGATTTCGCCTTTTGAGGCTGGGCACGATGTGCCGCCGGGAAGCTCTTATCAGACTTGGCCGGAGTGGACGCGGTTCACTTATCCGTTCAACCTGACGCAGCAGCCGGCGATCAGCGTGCCGATCGGCTTCACGGCGGCGGGGTTGCCGGTGGGGTTGCAGATCGTGGGGCCGCGGCACTCGGATGATCTGGTGCTGGCGGTGGCGAAGCTGGTGGAAGAGGTGAAGCCGTGGGCTACGGACCGGCCCGCGGCTCCGCGGCGGTGACTTAGGCGGGGTTGGGTCGGCTTGGCCTGGCTTGGCTTGCGAGAGCGGTGCTCACTTTGGTGAGCGCCGCTCTTGTTTGTGCGGGGTGGCGGGGGTGGCATTTGGTGTGCACTGAGTGCGGGCTTGGGCTTGGTGAGCGCTGTCCCGAAA
The genomic region above belongs to Amycolatopsis sp. YIM 10 and contains:
- a CDS encoding GntR family transcriptional regulator gives rise to the protein MPLADIEPVNRESTAGIIARQLRDAIMNGALPPGTQLGETELASRFQVSRGPLREAMQRLVSEGLLRSERHRGLFVIDLEPDDVYDIYVARAAIERAAALRIMRGDREKAAAALDEIVRAMAAAADEDDPTALSDADLRFHEVLVAESGSRRLMRMTQTLLIETRMCLSMLQQTYQRVEERVDEHNQLIDAIRAGDEESVLKQLEAHMEDAIQRLLPGTSLHGIPGTPD
- a CDS encoding amidase; translated protein: MNESGTLLTASELVAAYGSGELSPVEATQASLDAIAERDGELNAYCLVDADSALEQAKLAEQRWREGHPIGWLDGVPTSIKDMFLSQGWPTQRGSRCIDPAGPWEVDSPVTARLREHGLVLLGKTTTPELGWKAVTDNTLNGITRNPWNPALTAGGSSGGSAAAVAAGMGELSVGTDGGGSVRIPASFCGIVGFKPTHGRIPLFPASPFGPLGHAGPMARSVDDVALLLDVLALPDHRDPSALAPPASSYREAVRRDVRGVNAAYSANLGYVDVDPEIARITLAVVAALNEAGLRIEETDPGFADPLDAFDVLWSTGAAKWLDTFPAGSEELIDQGLRRVWEHGHTFSASDYLEASAVRAALGIHMGEFHLRHDVLITPMMPISPFEAGHDVPPGSSYQTWPEWTRFTYPFNLTQQPAISVPIGFTAAGLPVGLQIVGPRHSDDLVLAVAKLVEEVKPWATDRPAAPRR
- a CDS encoding aspartate/glutamate racemase family protein; this translates as MTTIGFIYPDHAAEDDYPLAEHLLGPEFRLPVEHIYGTDLHAVPELLDLGSPERLKEGAGLLAKHEPDAVIWACTSGSFVYGWEGARKQADQLAEAAGVPSTSTSFAFVEAAKALGVRKVAVAASYPDDVARLFVEFLAAGGVEVLTMSSADIDTAAEVGELSPEAVIELAVSHDHPEADAVLVPDTAMRTLGVLGAIENRLGKPVLTANQVTIWEGLRQAGVSVTSGELGALFTRTVREKGN
- a CDS encoding Asp/Glu/hydantoin racemase; amino-acid sequence: MPVFDGPLAQRGIGVIAPFDLALERELWRWVPMEVSLHLARTPYEPVPVSMEMAQLVSDSKHLAAATRDVLHVEPEVVAYLCTSGSFVNGIDYERSLCKAICDAGAPDAVTTSGALAEVLHRLDLHKISVLTPYDQDLTGKLHDFLTELDVKTVSSDHLGLGGGIWKVSYRTIAERILAADHSEAEAVFVSCTNLPTFDLIEPLEAALGKPVLTANQLTMWACLMRMGLPLVGPGKWLRDVS
- a CDS encoding D-2-hydroxyacid dehydrogenase; protein product: MIGTESPVLAVLCGDQHPPDMDSIEHVAAVRYTDEAGLKKALHGADILFVYDFLSTAVPGAWEAADKLRWLHIASAGVDPVLFPGLRESDVVLTNSRGVFDDAIAEYVLGVVLAFAKDFARSRQLQQERTWLHRETERVSGRRALVVGTGPIGRSIARLLRAAGLSVAGAGRTARESDPDFGVVHASAELTTHLGDYDYVIAVAPLTEQTKGMFDARAFAAMKPGARFVNVGRGELVVTGDLIAALRDGRPAGAALDVFDTEPLPSDSPLWTMENVLISPHMSGDFIGWRNTLVEVFAGNFERWRTGQPLRNVVDKGLGYVPSGSN